One Rossellomorea aquimaris DNA window includes the following coding sequences:
- a CDS encoding Ger(x)C family spore germination protein, giving the protein MRKKCIIGLVLLIINLSLAGCWDQRLLKNGRLVFSSSFDMVDEDTIRATAIIRDFKDRTPTNVVVQGEGQTIRETRMSMDRKISGVFEPSKNRVFLLGEELAKKDIYKFLDIFYRDPNSSISAKLAVVDGNAGDILTKLSEKNVLISEFIIELLTSAEVSTGIPKQNLQTVCTVMFDEGKDFALPLIKMKDGEVVLDGTGIFHKNSLTGTLSFKESSLYLLMNDQKAKRTRFVSKIDSDNKMNIDNYITYNVSKSKSKLKIVSDTPENIQVEIDVKMDISIVEYPKDKLTDKSKLKKLNKEISKDLTEDAKKMIEKIQLANSDLFGIGRELIAYHPKTWEKIDWAETYPTITIVPTIKVDIVGHGIIN; this is encoded by the coding sequence ATGAGGAAAAAGTGCATTATAGGATTAGTTCTACTTATCATTAACCTTTCTTTGGCAGGGTGTTGGGATCAACGGTTACTGAAAAACGGGAGGCTCGTTTTTTCCTCTTCCTTTGACATGGTTGATGAGGATACCATTAGAGCGACTGCCATCATTCGTGACTTTAAGGATCGAACCCCTACTAATGTGGTGGTACAAGGTGAAGGGCAAACGATTCGTGAAACAAGAATGAGCATGGATAGGAAAATTTCCGGAGTATTTGAACCCTCAAAAAACCGCGTGTTCTTATTGGGGGAAGAATTAGCTAAGAAAGATATTTATAAATTTTTAGATATTTTTTACCGTGATCCCAATAGCTCCATTTCTGCTAAATTGGCCGTGGTGGATGGAAATGCGGGAGACATCCTCACTAAATTGAGTGAGAAAAATGTGTTGATATCAGAATTCATTATTGAATTACTTACAAGTGCGGAAGTCTCTACAGGAATTCCTAAACAGAATTTACAAACGGTTTGTACAGTAATGTTTGATGAAGGAAAGGATTTCGCTCTTCCTCTCATTAAAATGAAAGATGGAGAAGTTGTATTAGATGGAACAGGAATTTTTCACAAGAATTCACTAACGGGTACCTTATCCTTTAAAGAATCATCTTTATATCTACTTATGAACGATCAGAAGGCAAAGCGAACACGATTCGTTTCAAAAATAGACAGTGATAATAAAATGAACATTGACAATTATATTACGTACAATGTTTCTAAATCTAAATCAAAGCTTAAAATTGTCTCGGACACACCAGAAAACATTCAGGTGGAAATCGATGTAAAGATGGATATTTCAATCGTAGAGTATCCTAAGGACAAATTGACTGACAAGAGTAAACTCAAAAAACTAAATAAAGAAATCTCAAAGGATTTAACTGAAGATGCAAAAAAAATGATTGAAAAAATTCAACTTGCCAACTCAGATCTATTTGGAATTGGCAGAGAATTGATTGCTTATCATCCAAAAACATGGGAAAAAATAGATTGGGCAGAAACATACCCCACCATTACCATTGTTCCGACTATAAAAGTGGATATCGTGGGTCATGGGATTATTAATTAA
- a CDS encoding GerAB/ArcD/ProY family transporter, with amino-acid sequence MKNQTNLTSIQLMLFIVQTQIGVGVLGLPFNVFSISKGDAWISVLLAGIVVQLLITIFWVLGRRFPAKSLFQYSIQLVGKAGGTFINVSYVFYGVLVTGLILMYSTAIIKTWVLTLTPKWIIMLLLMGTAVYLGRELLSDICNVYVVVSGLIFFLIFISIVVLIIYPVDWRYLLPIGHSGGTNILKGIKEAYFSMLGFELLLFLFPYFQHNGKRSVLFSASMANLFVTLLYAFLTIVSLITFSPEELVIIPQPVLYYVKSLYLQIVERIDLVFVSLWVVSVITSLTSYLFLSTEGIVHTFKRIKRSVITIFFGSLSFIIALIPNKESEMELYNKWVINTSYLFILVIPFLLLGISFIFKKKERGENA; translated from the coding sequence ATGAAGAATCAGACTAATCTTACCTCCATACAATTGATGTTATTCATTGTTCAAACACAAATTGGAGTAGGGGTTCTTGGCCTTCCATTCAACGTATTTTCCATTTCCAAAGGTGATGCTTGGATTTCAGTATTGCTGGCTGGTATTGTTGTTCAATTACTTATAACGATTTTTTGGGTCTTGGGCAGAAGATTCCCTGCTAAATCCCTTTTCCAATACTCCATACAATTGGTTGGAAAAGCAGGGGGAACATTCATAAATGTTTCTTATGTTTTTTATGGAGTGCTTGTAACCGGCCTTATTTTGATGTATTCAACTGCCATCATCAAAACGTGGGTGCTGACACTTACCCCCAAGTGGATCATTATGCTTCTTTTGATGGGAACTGCTGTTTATTTAGGAAGGGAATTATTATCTGACATCTGCAATGTTTATGTTGTTGTTTCGGGGTTGATTTTCTTTCTGATCTTCATATCTATCGTTGTATTGATCATTTACCCTGTTGATTGGAGGTATTTACTTCCAATTGGGCACTCAGGTGGAACCAATATTCTTAAAGGGATAAAAGAAGCATATTTTTCCATGCTTGGATTTGAATTACTTTTGTTTCTTTTTCCTTATTTTCAGCATAATGGGAAACGATCCGTTTTATTCTCAGCTTCAATGGCCAATCTTTTTGTGACATTGCTCTATGCTTTTCTCACCATTGTCAGTCTTATAACGTTCAGTCCTGAAGAATTAGTCATTATACCTCAGCCGGTACTTTATTATGTGAAATCCCTGTATTTGCAAATTGTAGAGAGAATCGATTTGGTTTTTGTTTCCCTTTGGGTGGTAAGTGTTATAACTTCATTAACCAGCTACCTTTTTTTATCAACTGAGGGAATCGTCCATACTTTTAAACGAATCAAACGTTCCGTCATTACAATTTTCTTTGGCAGTTTATCTTTTATCATTGCCTTAATTCCCAATAAAGAATCAGAAATGGAGTTGTACAACAAATGGGTGATTAATACATCCTATCTATTCATACTTGTCATTCCATTTCTTTTATTAGGAATCTCTTTTATTTTCAAGAAAAAGGAAAGAGGGGAGAACGCATGA
- a CDS encoding spore germination protein — MGSIEKKILTEGANMSSFNKRNRRIPKQLLSDKEEVVPEFLTLEEKISYFRNGLFNTDDLKIRELTFNSKIMTIMFIDSVIDNRSLQTYIIQPILEKGSGDIRDVVSSNSIKETLYLDEALSAMVDGHCLLLTEDSEILTLICMPRILTNRFEPVNEKVIRGSHQGFSENITENVHLIRERVSSPKLTVKYSSIGETTRTKYALVYLSHLTNPELLKTIEDRINYVQADAIQSPGYFEEFLEDNSYSPFPQFLNTERPDRVAGNLMEGRIALLMEGSPTVLLLPVNFFSFFQTSEDYNNRAFIGSFVRFIRLISFIATLCLPAFYIAVISYNYEIIPVEIIFSIKSSLEYVPFPPLIEAAIMQLTLELLREAAIRLPNPIAQTIGVVGGLVIGTAVVEANLVSNTMVIVVAITAISSFVIPSNELSTSVRILGFPLMIFAALFGVLGIVIGLMLLLIHMSTLKSLGQYYLYPVAPLDFKSLKDTFIRVPIWLMKERPKDLKPQYKWKTTDPRGWKKNEESD; from the coding sequence TTGGGAAGCATAGAAAAAAAGATTCTTACTGAAGGTGCTAATATGAGTTCGTTTAATAAAAGGAATAGAAGAATACCAAAGCAGTTGCTTTCAGATAAAGAAGAAGTTGTGCCTGAATTTCTCACTCTAGAAGAGAAAATCTCTTATTTTCGTAACGGTCTATTTAATACAGATGATTTAAAAATAAGAGAATTAACCTTTAACAGTAAAATAATGACCATTATGTTTATTGATTCAGTCATTGATAATAGGAGCTTACAGACGTATATTATCCAACCCATATTAGAAAAAGGCTCCGGTGATATACGTGATGTCGTAAGTAGTAATAGCATCAAAGAAACATTGTATTTAGACGAGGCCCTCAGCGCAATGGTGGATGGACACTGCCTTTTACTAACGGAAGACAGTGAAATCCTGACCTTAATTTGTATGCCAAGAATTCTTACTAATCGTTTCGAACCAGTAAATGAAAAAGTGATTAGAGGGTCGCATCAAGGATTCAGTGAAAATATCACAGAAAATGTGCATCTTATAAGAGAGAGAGTTTCAAGTCCAAAACTGACTGTAAAATATTCCAGTATAGGAGAAACGACAAGAACAAAATACGCTTTAGTTTATTTATCGCATTTAACAAATCCAGAATTGTTGAAAACGATTGAGGACCGGATTAATTATGTTCAAGCAGATGCGATTCAATCACCTGGATATTTTGAGGAATTTTTAGAAGATAATTCGTATTCTCCATTTCCGCAGTTTTTAAATACGGAACGACCGGATCGGGTAGCGGGTAATCTAATGGAGGGCCGAATAGCACTACTAATGGAAGGAAGCCCTACAGTTTTACTCTTACCAGTGAATTTCTTCTCTTTCTTTCAAACATCAGAGGACTATAATAACCGGGCATTTATAGGTTCATTTGTAAGATTCATTAGATTAATCAGTTTTATTGCAACACTATGTTTACCTGCTTTTTATATAGCTGTCATTTCCTACAATTATGAAATTATACCGGTAGAAATAATATTTTCGATTAAAAGCTCCCTGGAGTATGTACCTTTCCCTCCATTGATTGAAGCGGCCATTATGCAGTTAACATTGGAATTGCTCCGGGAAGCAGCCATTCGACTACCCAATCCCATAGCTCAAACTATTGGGGTGGTAGGAGGTCTGGTAATTGGAACAGCTGTTGTAGAAGCGAATCTCGTTTCGAATACGATGGTAATTGTCGTAGCGATTACTGCTATTTCTTCCTTCGTTATTCCATCAAATGAATTGAGCACATCGGTAAGGATCTTAGGTTTTCCTCTCATGATTTTTGCTGCTTTATTTGGGGTTCTGGGAATAGTAATCGGGTTGATGTTGCTGTTAATCCATATGTCGACGCTTAAATCATTAGGCCAATACTATTTATATCCCGTTGCACCTTTGGATTTTAAGTCGCTAAAAGACACCTTTATTCGTGTACCCATTTGGCTGATGAAAGAAAGACCAAAGGATTTGAAGCCACAGTATAAGTGGAAAACGACGGATCCTCGAGGATGGAAAAAAAATGAAGAATCAGACTAA
- a CDS encoding nucleotidyltransferase domain-containing protein — protein sequence MRKIILDELKNIEREERVRILYAVEAGSRAWGYHTDESDYDVRYIYIREVTAYLNLQGTKDVIEKSTHDSIEFSGWDLSKALKLLRKSNPSLMEWLTNENVYIAHPDIEKIRKLRDQTFSPTRCLIHYYHMGKRNMEKYSKDGIKDLKKMMTIIRPWLAYKWIKEYQTFPPNGMNDMVDHIKMNEEMKATISYMLLSRVNGKEVPFPFLMYMEQYIRKDLLKLDGNLEDLHLHSNDSFHWEDISETFLNILEDVWGVHLDRKG from the coding sequence GTGAGAAAAATCATTCTAGATGAGTTGAAGAATATCGAAAGGGAAGAGAGAGTAAGGATTCTGTATGCAGTCGAAGCAGGAAGTCGGGCATGGGGGTATCATACAGATGAGAGCGATTATGATGTCCGGTATATATATATACGGGAGGTTACCGCATATTTAAATCTTCAAGGGACCAAGGACGTTATTGAAAAATCTACACACGATTCCATTGAATTCAGCGGATGGGACCTTAGTAAAGCACTCAAACTTCTTCGTAAATCAAACCCCTCTCTAATGGAGTGGTTAACAAATGAAAATGTGTATATTGCGCACCCGGACATAGAGAAAATCAGAAAGCTAAGAGACCAGACTTTTTCTCCAACCCGCTGTTTGATTCATTATTATCACATGGGTAAACGCAATATGGAAAAGTATTCGAAAGACGGGATTAAAGATTTAAAGAAAATGATGACAATTATCAGACCATGGCTTGCTTATAAGTGGATCAAAGAGTATCAAACGTTTCCTCCAAACGGGATGAATGATATGGTTGACCATATTAAGATGAATGAAGAAATGAAGGCTACCATCTCCTATATGCTCCTATCAAGAGTTAATGGGAAGGAGGTTCCTTTTCCATTTTTAATGTATATGGAACAATACATAAGAAAAGATTTACTAAAATTGGACGGGAATCTGGAGGATCTACACCTACATAGCAATGACTCTTTTCATTGGGAAGATATAAGCGAAACTTTCTTAAACATTTTAGAAGATGTATGGGGTGTACATTTAGACAGGAAGGGTTAA
- a CDS encoding AI-2E family transporter has product MTKKKMYSWSLQVLIILTIIYVSTKISFLFEPIVVFASTLFFPIIISGFLYFLLNPLVNLLEKARLPRTIAIIVLYAAIIGVMVLIIGNIAPILSKQITGLFNELPEYARQTRNFIEYLSETQQFKWMMSQDYVSLKDVEKQLMDFANTLPDNITTALKGLVSVLTSITILIVTVPFLLFFMFKDGHKFPKAISKFLPPAYREEGINTLKDTSDTLAAYIQGQLTVASFVGTLTFIGYLIIGLPYALVMALIGAVTNIIPFIGPFIGAAPAIIVALFDSPTKAILVIVVVTIAQQIEGNLLSPLILGKRLDTHPATIIILLLVAGNLAGILGMILAVPFYAVTKTIVLNLVKFIKLRRSAIQE; this is encoded by the coding sequence TTGACCAAAAAAAAGATGTATTCATGGAGCCTGCAGGTTCTCATTATTCTTACCATTATTTATGTTTCAACAAAGATTTCATTTTTATTTGAACCGATTGTCGTATTCGCTTCAACATTATTTTTCCCGATCATCATTTCAGGATTTCTGTATTTTTTATTAAATCCATTAGTCAATCTTCTGGAAAAAGCAAGATTGCCGAGAACCATTGCCATAATCGTGCTTTATGCAGCTATAATTGGTGTGATGGTGTTAATTATAGGGAATATCGCGCCTATTCTCTCGAAACAGATAACAGGGTTGTTCAATGAACTTCCAGAGTATGCAAGACAAACGAGGAATTTTATCGAATACTTATCTGAGACTCAACAATTTAAATGGATGATGAGTCAAGATTATGTGTCACTTAAAGATGTAGAAAAACAGTTAATGGACTTTGCCAATACTTTACCAGATAATATTACAACTGCTCTTAAAGGATTAGTAAGTGTTCTGACCAGCATTACTATACTGATCGTCACCGTCCCATTTCTCTTATTCTTTATGTTTAAAGACGGCCATAAATTTCCTAAGGCAATTTCAAAATTCCTTCCTCCTGCCTACCGGGAAGAAGGGATCAACACTTTAAAGGATACGAGTGATACACTTGCCGCATACATACAGGGACAATTGACGGTAGCTTCCTTTGTAGGGACCCTGACTTTTATCGGGTATTTGATCATTGGACTTCCCTACGCATTGGTGATGGCGTTAATAGGGGCGGTAACAAATATCATTCCATTTATCGGTCCTTTTATCGGGGCTGCACCTGCCATCATAGTGGCACTGTTTGATTCACCGACGAAAGCCATTCTCGTCATCGTGGTAGTCACGATTGCACAGCAAATAGAAGGGAACCTCCTTTCACCCCTGATTTTAGGAAAGCGCCTGGATACTCATCCAGCAACGATTATCATTTTATTGCTGGTGGCAGGAAACTTAGCGGGTATACTTGGAATGATCCTAGCCGTTCCTTTTTACGCGGTAACAAAAACCATTGTGTTAAATTTAGTGAAGTTTATTAAATTGAGAAGATCCGCTATTCAAGAATGA
- a CDS encoding GNAT family N-acetyltransferase gives MIHIRFISATDTYAIRQQILRPTQSIEECQYEGDLDDSSFHIGVFEGEVLICIGSFYQEEQPGLNGYLPYRLRGMATLTDYRGNGIGKQLIEYSEKVLKDKGCEMWWCNARISAGAYYEKLGLIQLGDVFEIEPIGPHVIMYKQI, from the coding sequence ATGATTCACATTCGTTTTATTTCAGCTACCGATACATATGCCATTAGACAACAAATCTTAAGGCCGACGCAATCTATAGAGGAGTGTCAATACGAAGGAGATTTAGACGACAGTTCCTTTCACATTGGCGTTTTTGAAGGAGAAGTGCTTATCTGCATCGGTTCCTTTTATCAGGAGGAACAACCGGGTTTGAATGGATATCTGCCTTACCGGTTAAGGGGAATGGCCACCCTTACGGATTACAGGGGGAATGGCATTGGAAAGCAGCTCATCGAATACAGTGAAAAGGTCCTTAAAGATAAAGGGTGTGAAATGTGGTGGTGCAATGCCAGAATTTCGGCTGGGGCATATTATGAGAAATTGGGATTAATTCAGTTGGGGGATGTATTTGAAATAGAACCAATCGGGCCGCATGTGATTATGTATAAACAGATATGA